TAGTTTAGAGCAAAATTATCCGAATCCATTCAGTCCATACACCTGGATAAGTTATACACTCCCCGAGGACTGCACTGTTTCGCTTAAAATATTCGACATAAGAGGGCAATTGATAAAAGACCTTCAAAACGACAAAAAGCCGGCAGGCAAATATTCTGTAATGTGGAACGGAACCAATAATTCTGGAAAAAGAGTAAGTTCAGGAGTTTATTTATACCAAATTCAGACTGAGAAATTTACAAAAACTATGAAGTTGTTTATCTTAAATTAAATTTTGCAATTGTCGAACGACCATATTTTGAAGGCGAATATGTAGAGACATACACTAAAATGTCTCTACATACAAATATAAAATAAAATATGTACATTTTCTACATTTTATTGGTTATGGCATTTGCAGCCACGGTTTTTGGTTTAATAGAATACAACCGGCATCAAAAACGAATATATTCAATTCCTATGCGTATTCATGTAAATGGGACAAGAGGAAAATCGAGTGTAACTCGTCTGATAGGAGCTGGCTTGCGAGCTGGCGGAATTTCGACCATAACAAAAGTAACAGGCACGTTTCCTCGCTTAATTTTGGAAGACGGTACCGAAACTTTCATACATAGAAAATCAGATCCAAATATTTTAGAACAATTGTCAATTGTGAAATTTGCTTCACGCAGAAAAGTCAGAGCCTTAGTGATGGAATGTATGGCTCTACAACCACAATTTCAGTCGATTACCGAAAATCAAATGATTCACGCAAATGTAGGAGTCATGACTAATGTAAGATTAGATCATGTAGATATTATGGGCCACACTCTATCCGAAATTGCTGAAACACTTGGCAGAACAATTCCTAAAAACGAAAGTTTTTTTTCATCAGAAAATGTCATACCTCATACATTAAAAGAAATTGCCGACAAACGAAATTCAAAGTCATTTTTTATTGAAACCAAAACGGTATCACCTGATGAAATGCAAGGCTTCAGCTATATTGAACACAGAGATAATGTTGCACTTGCTCTGTCGGTTTGCCAGCATTTGAAAATTGACAGAGAAACAGCATTAAAAGGTATGTATGAAGCTGTCCCGGATGCCGGAGCTTTAAGATGTCATCAAGTTGAAGCATTCAAAAAGCAGTTATTTTTTTATAACGCATTTGCTGCAAACGATCCCGATTCTACTTTCATGATATGGAAAATTATTCAAGAAGAAATTGGGCTTGAAGGGACAAGAATAATTCTCTTGAATACCCGACAAGACAGACTTGACAGGGCTCGACAGTTAGCAGAACTATCAGGTGGCAAATTGGCAAATGAAATAGATTGTTTGATGTTGATTGGACAATCTACTGAAGTTGTTGAAAACATGACAGTTGGCTACGGATTGCCAAAGAATAAAATTATTAATTTAGGCTTAACGACACCTCAAAATGTTTTTGAAAAAGTATTGTCAATAACTGATAAAAAGTCCACAATACTTGCAATAGGAAATATGGGAGGAATGGGTGCTGAAACAGCTGAGTTTTTCGAAAATAGAAGTTCCACAAATTATGATTGAATTAGCAATTACTTTAGGTTTAGTTTTTAGTTTATTGTCTTACGAAGTATTCGGATTGGCAGCCGGAGGGATAGTTGTTCCCGGATACATAGCGTTGCAACTTTCGCATCCCGAAAGGCTTGCAGGAATAATAATTGTAAGTTTGCTTACTTTTTTGATAATAAAAGCTTTAAGCAAATATACATTTCTCTATGGACGCCGTCAAATGGTTCTTAGTTTATTAATTGGTTGTTTATTAGCGTATTTTTCAAGATATTTTATGAAAATAGATATTGCTGCAACTACAGTCGAACTTCAAGCCGTTGGTTGGGCAATTCCCGGATTAATCGCCTATTGGTTCGGAAAGCAAGGAGTTTTTAAAACACTTAGCGTATTGTTCATTTCCTCTGTATTTGTCCGATTAATTGTGATATTAATATTTGCCGGAGCTTTATTGCCAAAATAATTATGAATTATAAATTATATACTTCCAACTTTACAGACATATAAATTGATGAAATTTCGAGCAAAATCAAACATTGTATTAAGCGTTTTGGCATTTTTGGCACTATTGGCATTTATAGCTGTAGAAAACGGGAAAGTTGATGTGAAACAAGATTGGTACGACGAAAAACTCGAAGCCTCACAACTCTCACAATTGGCTGTAAACCACTTAAAAAATTATCGTTTAGGTAAGGGAATTTTTATTGATGCTATAAACGATCCTAACCAAACAGCTTTAATTGGGCAAGAATATACTTTGATAACTACCGACCGTGGATATATTGAATCAAAATTAGCAACCACAAACCCGAATTTTGCAGCTGTAATTGTCCAAATGCTAAAAGATGCAGCATTGAAAGCAGGCGATAATGTAGCAGTAGCTTTTACCGGTTCTTTTCCGGGTTTGAATATTTCTGTTCTGGCTGCTTTGAAAACTTTAAATCTTAATCCTATCGTTATATCGTCGGTCGGTGCATCAAACTGGGGTGCAAACGATCCATACTACACTTGGTTAGATATGGAAAATATTCTATACAAATCAAAAATATTCCCTAAAAAATCAGTAGCTGCATCAATAGGAGGAGGAGCCGATCTTGGAAGAGGATTGAGCCCAAAAGGACGAGATTTGATAACTGAGGCAATTGAAAGAAATGAAATGGACTTTATTCATGAAGCACATTTAGAAAAAAGTATTTCTAAACGTATGAACATTTATGAAAAATACAGCAATGGAAAGCCTATAAAAACTTTCATTAATGTTGGAGGAGGTATTGCAAGTCTTGGAAATACAATTAATGGAAAACTAATTCCTGTAGGGCTTACACAAAATTTGCCGATGAGCAATTTTCCAGTTCATGGTGTAATAATTCAGATGGCACAAAATGCAATTCCTATAATTCACCTTTTGAATATTAGTCAATTGCTTGAAAAATACGGATTGCCTAATAGCCCCGATCCACTTCCAGAACCAGGCGAAGGGAAAATTTTCGTACAGGAAAAATATAGTATTTTGATAACATCACTTGCAGTAATATTTTTACTTGTTGTTGTAATTTTGGTATATATAGTTGAAAAAAAACATCATCAGCTCGGTACAGATCCGGTTCCATTAGCCAACATTCAAAAAGCAAACAAACATGAAACAGATAGTATTTTAGATTTATGAAATGGAAAGAAAATACCACAGAACTATTTTTCAAATTCTTATTCAAAAAAAATGACTAACTTTTAAAATATAGATAATGAAAAAAATTCAAGCAATCTTTTTTATTCTGGTTATATCAGTTTCAGGTTTAATTGCACAATCAGCAAAAAAATCTCGCTCGCTAAAACCAACAAATTTCCAGAAAAAAGTAACTACACTAATTTCCGGGAAATCGAGATCATACTACTCTTTAAGTTCTGAAAAATTATCTACAATAAATATCCAGGGTCCGGGAATATTACGCATTCTGTCTCGCGGACGATTTGTTCCTAATCAAGGAAACAATATCAATTATGAAATAATATATACTATTGATGGCGGCAAAACTGAAAATGTGAAAATAAGTGATGTGGAGCGGTCAAAAAAAGCTACCTATTTGAAAGGCTCTTTAGGTGTGCCAGGGCAGCTCGAAGATTTTGAAATTGTATTAGGACGCGGGAATCATACTATAGAGGTTAAATTAAAGGATAAAAATATTCCGGTGGCTAATCGCTATATTTTTACACCCGTAAAAAAGAAAAAACAAGAATGGATCGCATTTTCTCCAAAACAACCTTCCGAACCTGTTGATTTAATTTCAAGAGAATCTACCGTAAACTATTATCGATTTTCTATGGAAAAGCCTGTAAAAATAGAAATTTTCGGACCTACACAATTGCGAGTTTTAACTCGAATAGAAAATCATTATCAGATGAAAGGACGAATTCATTATCGCTTGCAAGTGAAAGAAAATTCTAAGGTGATTAATACCTACCAACTGAGCAGTCGCCGTTCCGAAATTGCTGTGTATAAAGACAATAAAGAATTGATTCCTGGGAAAGCCTGCGAATTTGTAATAAATGTCCCCAAAGGAAAACACACTTACGAAATTATCCCTCTCGACAAAGACAAAAATTCTATGTTAGGTAGGTTTTTGTTACCCAAAAAAGATGTTAAATTAAGAAAATGAAATAAATGAAAAATGAAATTGGAAAAAATGTATTGTTATGCCAAATTTCAAATTTCAATCAAAAAATATACCTATGCAAAATAAAAAATCCAAAGTAAAATTCTTCACAACAAGAATAAGCATCATTTTGTTTAGCTTGATATTTATTCTTGCAAGTGGAGAAGTATTTGCTCAAAAGAAGACTAAGAAAAAGAAAAAAAAGTCGAAGAAATTCGAGTTCGTAGTAGGGCTTTCTTCAACCTACGACAATAATATTCTGAAATATTCTGAGAAATATTTAGATAGGTTTCATAATAATGAAGACGAAGGACGCTTTCATATCCAAACCTACGATGATATAATTATTCAACCTTCGCTTCAATCGACCTATATTTTCCGCATTTTCAAAAAATATAAATCGAAAATAAATATCGATTTTAGCCATAAAAAATATGCCATGAACGATGTAAAAACATGGAGTTCAATGAGCTTAGGATTTAGGCAATACTTGAAGAAAAAAGCGAGTTTTAAAATTTCGTATGGACATATTCCGAATTTTTACATTCGTCATTTTCGCGACGACGATTGGGTTGATGTTTTAGGATATACAAAAGAAACTTTCAAACCTATGGCATTTTCGAAAGACAGTTATGATTTTTGGTTTCAAAATACATATTTCAAAAACTCACGAATAAAATTGTCGTTTTCATATTTTAAATATTATTATAACGAACATTTCACCGAGTATGATTGCTTCAATTTGGTTTATGGAATAAAACTATATCAACCATTAAATAAAAAAATCAGGCTAACTCTTGGCTATCAATTTGTTAGCTCAGATGCACAGGCTTTCGACGAAGAATTTGAAAACAAAATTAATTCCGATGATTCGGATGGCTCATTCAAGGAAGATATTTTTATTCTTGGAATGAACTGGAAGTTGCCAAAATTGAAGAAACGTTCTAACGATTTCAACATAGAAGCAAAAATTATGAAACGCTATTTTTCGTCGGTGCATTACCTTGAAGATGATCCAACTCATGCCGGACGAGTAGATGATAATATTAGAGTATATTTAACCTACAATTTAAAGCTTTCGAAGAAAACTAAATTGGCAGTATTTTACAATTGGTATCTTAGAAATTCAGATACAAGTGCCGAGGAAAACAAAACTTATTTATCGAACGAAAAGGACTATTTTCAAAATCAATTAGGTTTGAAATTGTCCTATAGTTTTAAATTATAAAATCAGAAATTCAAAAAATAATTATTAAAAAATACAGAAATGAAAATGAGTAGATTACTTACTTTAGTATTATTAAGTGGCTTTTTATTGGTTGGATGTGGAAAACCAAACGAACCAGAATCTTTAAAATCGCAAACAACGGGTGGCTATTCGGTAGTTAGCAAATTAGCTACTACAGCCTATGCACAAGATATAGTTATAAAAGACAATTTGGCATATATCGCTCAAGGCGAAGGTGGTTTGGTAATAGTTGATATTAGCGATGCCGAAAATCCTCAAACAGTTTCAACTACAAGTTATGGAGTTCGTGGATATTGCAATAAAATTGAAATAAAAGACACTGCGGTTTATCTTGCTGCCGGCTCGTTTGGTATAAATGTCATCAATGTGAGTGATGCTGATACTCCATTTGTAAGTGTTTCGAATTTGGGTATGAAACCTGCCAAAGATTTTCACATAATGGGAAATTATTTGTTCACGGCAATTAGCGAACAGGGAGTTGGCATTTGTGAAATTAGTTATCCAACCCAGCCCGATATACGAGTAGAATTTAAAACTTCAGGTTATGCAAGAAGTATGGCTACTACAGCTGACAGCAGCAAGTTATTGGTAGCTTGTGGGGAAATGGGTTTATCTATCTACAATATTACAGATTTTCAGGAGGGATATGGCGAATATCCTCTTGCCGGCTGGAAAGATACTCCGGGATATGCCGAAGATGTTGCAGTTTCCGGACTCGAATCTATTGCTTTTTTAGCTTGCGGAACTGCCGGTTTGCAAATTGTTGACTTTTCTGATACAGCAAATATTTTTATAGTTGGAAGTTTAGATGACGGAGGATATGCCAAAGAAATTATTTATAATAACAATCTGGTATATATGACTACAGAAACTTATGGTTTAAGAATAATTGATGTTACTCTTGTCTCCGATCCAAAACTTGTTGGTTCTGTTGGTTCTGAGTTTGCTTTGGGTGTTGATATGGACGACAATTATATTTATGTTGCCGATGAGGACGAAGGATTAATTATTATTGCGAAACC
The window above is part of the Bacteroidota bacterium genome. Proteins encoded here:
- the pgsC gene encoding poly-gamma-glutamate biosynthesis protein PgsC: MIELAITLGLVFSLLSYEVFGLAAGGIVVPGYIALQLSHPERLAGIIIVSLLTFLIIKALSKYTFLYGRRQMVLSLLIGCLLAYFSRYFMKIDIAATTVELQAVGWAIPGLIAYWFGKQGVFKTLSVLFISSVFVRLIVILIFAGALLPK
- a CDS encoding T9SS type A sorting domain-containing protein, producing the protein SLEQNYPNPFSPYTWISYTLPEDCTVSLKIFDIRGQLIKDLQNDKKPAGKYSVMWNGTNNSGKRVSSGVYLYQIQTEKFTKTMKLFILN
- the pgsW gene encoding poly-gamma-glutamate system protein; protein product: MKFRAKSNIVLSVLAFLALLAFIAVENGKVDVKQDWYDEKLEASQLSQLAVNHLKNYRLGKGIFIDAINDPNQTALIGQEYTLITTDRGYIESKLATTNPNFAAVIVQMLKDAALKAGDNVAVAFTGSFPGLNISVLAALKTLNLNPIVISSVGASNWGANDPYYTWLDMENILYKSKIFPKKSVAASIGGGADLGRGLSPKGRDLITEAIERNEMDFIHEAHLEKSISKRMNIYEKYSNGKPIKTFINVGGGIASLGNTINGKLIPVGLTQNLPMSNFPVHGVIIQMAQNAIPIIHLLNISQLLEKYGLPNSPDPLPEPGEGKIFVQEKYSILITSLAVIFLLVVVILVYIVEKKHHQLGTDPVPLANIQKANKHETDSILDL
- the pgsB gene encoding poly-gamma-glutamate synthase PgsB; protein product: MYIFYILLVMAFAATVFGLIEYNRHQKRIYSIPMRIHVNGTRGKSSVTRLIGAGLRAGGISTITKVTGTFPRLILEDGTETFIHRKSDPNILEQLSIVKFASRRKVRALVMECMALQPQFQSITENQMIHANVGVMTNVRLDHVDIMGHTLSEIAETLGRTIPKNESFFSSENVIPHTLKEIADKRNSKSFFIETKTVSPDEMQGFSYIEHRDNVALALSVCQHLKIDRETALKGMYEAVPDAGALRCHQVEAFKKQLFFYNAFAANDPDSTFMIWKIIQEEIGLEGTRIILLNTRQDRLDRARQLAELSGGKLANEIDCLMLIGQSTEVVENMTVGYGLPKNKIINLGLTTPQNVFEKVLSITDKKSTILAIGNMGGMGAETAEFFENRSSTNYD